In the genome of Candidatus Acidiferrales bacterium, the window GAAACGGGATTGCCCGGCAGCGCAAAAAACGGTTTCTTGCGGCAAACTCCAAAGGCCGCCGGCCTTCCAGGCCGTATGGCCACGCCATCAAACGCAAATTCCGCGCCCAGCTCGCGCAGCACTTCTTCAACCAGATCGTACTTCCCCATCGAAATTCCGCCGCTCAGAATCAGTGCGTCTTCCTCGAGCCCGCGCTCGCACATTGCGCGCAATTCTCCCGCGCGGTCCGGCGCATTCCCGAGCAACACCGGCTCTCCACCGGCCAGCCGCGTCTGCGCAGCAAGCGACGCGCCATTGCTATTGCGAATCTCCAGCGGCCCTGGCCGCGCGCTCACCGGCACAATTTCGTTTCCTGTCGAAAGAATTGCAATTCGTGGAACGCGATAAACGGCCAATTCACTTCGCCCCACCTGCGCCGCGAGCGACGTTTCCGCGTATCCCATTCGCGTCTGTGCACGCAGCAGAACGTCGCCGGCCCGCGATTCCGATGCCGCTGCCACGAAGTTCATTCCCGCGCTGGCAGCCATCTCCATGACGACTTCATCCGCAGCCGCTCCTTGCCGCGTGTGTTCCACCATCACGACAGCGTCCGCGCCGCGAGGCACCGCCGCGCCGGTCATAATCTGAACACATTCGCCCGCGCAGACCGCGCGCGCAAAGTTTCCGCCGGCCTGAACTTCGCCGATTACGCGCAGCTTCGTGCCGGGGT includes:
- the glp gene encoding gephyrin-like molybdotransferase Glp is translated as MLSFADARKKVIDVVSGLRRVPTTETIQLENALGRVLAEEVVADRNYPPFDRATRDGFAVCAADCTNPGTKLRVIGEVQAGGNFARAVCAGECVQIMTGAAVPRGADAVVMVEHTRQGAAADEVVMEMAASAGMNFVAAASESRAGDVLLRAQTRMGYAETSLAAQVGRSELAVYRVPRIAILSTGNEIVPVSARPGPLEIRNSNGASLAAQTRLAGGEPVLLGNAPDRAGELRAMCERGLEEDALILSGGISMGKYDLVEEVLRELGAEFAFDGVAIRPGRPAAFGVCRKKPFFALPGNPVSTMVTFELFATAAIDILCGADARPLPFMKARLEKAVDEKAPLTHFLPAKIEWRNGEAAVSQLPWQGSGDIATLGRGNCFLVVHQEKRRLATGDLVDVLPRRGLL